A genomic stretch from Leptotrichia sp. HSP-536 includes:
- the ribE gene encoding 6,7-dimethyl-8-ribityllumazine synthase, producing the protein MRTFEGKFDGKGVKIGIVAGRFNEFITSKLVGGALDVLKRNDVSEENIDIAWVPGAFEIPLITKKLANTGKYDAIITLGAVIKGSTPHFDYVCAEVSKGVAQISLQTGLPVIFGVLTTNNIEEAIERAGTKAGNKGADAAFSAIEMINLIKEIG; encoded by the coding sequence ATGAGAACTTTTGAAGGAAAATTTGATGGAAAAGGTGTAAAAATAGGAATTGTTGCTGGAAGATTTAATGAGTTTATTACTTCTAAACTTGTTGGTGGAGCTTTGGATGTTTTGAAAAGAAATGATGTTTCTGAGGAAAATATTGATATTGCCTGGGTTCCAGGAGCTTTTGAAATACCTTTAATTACAAAAAAATTAGCAAATACTGGAAAATATGATGCGATAATTACTCTGGGAGCTGTAATAAAAGGTTCTACACCGCATTTTGACTATGTTTGTGCCGAAGTTTCAAAAGGCGTTGCTCAAATTTCACTGCAAACTGGCTTGCCTGTAATTTTTGGAGTTTTAACTACAAACAACATTGAAGAAGCTATTGAAAGAGCTGGAACAAAAGCTGGAAATAAAGGGGCAGATGCTGCATTTTCTGCAATCGAAATGATTAATTTAATAAAAGAAATTGGATAA
- a CDS encoding PAAR-like protein, with translation MVNRKFNGVDIGDSAVEFFEKLAKLESNGRYDLADQKSYIGKYQIGTDVLGDMGWVQKGSKWSNVRFIGEAATKWKLTDKRSFLNNPAAQDEVIMRSVKMRWATLKKHTDKICKNITVPKNAVYKAPGKKTASETKVKTIIMKKKAQGYKAEDLRGKSFLLTSSGMLAASHLCGQGAMSNALENNFKGVWGIPVDGNAMPSLLYAENLAGHDLSVIIGYKDNCQIDNKVVEKNDTQIDNKNINKQAIIQKNTKGNTPANSSQNSTSTENNKSGVFEFTGQKFQEVLESEEYKRIRTENGNAPELAFVNPEEAILKRLQAKFQDENVYNEDYAKYLETKTGKKVLEENKEDINVILKMYDEITKDNNKIGNVIRQHGFDVLRGREESNEILRIQDIIYYIYSYPIPNKSAIESLEYVLSQYSAKYVKYPDKKPVNKFKKQKDYVDKIQGVIQIHVKGEETKIEKDQLPERYDKYMQGIKDIDEIVIKVAKKPSSELQKTRCENLIRELGKNTAEYEKTYSINENGVRQFPLSRRLIDNIIIEFIKVQTGFKEENETKYFDNHKYKDSNIVRNYLLWYIKKYKGIDFETGLFGRLEKIGKDIRVTTVLNDWITSKSAIKVQNIKKISDLIDEVYENYRDNIDFKKDKNIILNLFKNSKELRDYASNVDSMDLYSFYKSFYDLQNIINPTGELFVNNNCILKCTLGKETSKLIINGDSVTLGGGKQANINDTNIQPFKSCSAIGICQPALMGMWEKNTDVKVRNKPALLDISTIQCQYGGTISIDDAGQKKMGTAVTKTMELSEITREADCQYKLLINICRDINNNFMQIQLKKEAQNFSKWKKYKDEIKDKITSYFSKDVKKGFETDKVSILKKENYENFIRVNKTKMKIAEAEISSKKEKNLREKIFSVFQEAHKMVKQKSEPNLDTKGIIKNHGSSLCDHEKKHFYSAKMLPAIVYGYLMQSGNLAINEEEEKAIEMELNNVKGNTKMREIKLHNYTIQNNIKRIQETKTNRIESSDIVNWIEIGKYLCMNEKDTLNETEILKKIREKGKNIATCPFSTAEWNTVHNQSKLSVPETKSPVVNDNQNKNEKNKKTENETKNIDEILNKNNENSNKNQPSTQNIDKNTQISNKTECKIDNCPHKNTKKEAPWVKIAEEEMKKYKGQKESSRDLYNRIQKKYFPDANFGTDKNPSKVAWCAAFVTYCMKTAGYKNSSNPSVGGYDWGVAPRPGLPKRGWFEGEKTEPFTGAIGIFKFRGGYSHVAILVGKRKNGMLVFLGGNQNNEINKTAYEPSRIDYFMKPKNYTVSSEEKELPIITESQNAGSIG, from the coding sequence GTGGTAAACAGAAAATTTAATGGGGTTGATATTGGAGATAGTGCAGTTGAATTTTTTGAAAAACTGGCTAAATTGGAAAGTAATGGACGATATGATTTGGCAGATCAGAAGAGTTATATTGGAAAATATCAAATTGGAACAGATGTTCTTGGAGATATGGGATGGGTTCAAAAAGGTTCAAAATGGTCAAATGTACGATTTATTGGTGAAGCTGCTACAAAATGGAAATTAACAGATAAACGGAGTTTTTTAAATAATCCTGCAGCTCAGGATGAAGTAATAATGAGATCTGTAAAAATGAGATGGGCAACTTTGAAAAAACATACAGATAAAATTTGTAAAAATATAACGGTTCCTAAAAATGCAGTTTACAAAGCACCTGGAAAAAAAACGGCTTCAGAAACTAAAGTAAAAACGATAATAATGAAAAAGAAAGCTCAAGGATATAAAGCAGAAGATTTGAGAGGAAAAAGTTTTTTGCTTACATCATCTGGAATGTTGGCAGCATCACATTTATGTGGACAAGGTGCAATGTCTAATGCTTTGGAAAATAACTTTAAAGGTGTATGGGGAATACCTGTGGATGGAAATGCTATGCCTTCTTTACTTTATGCTGAAAATTTAGCAGGACATGATTTATCAGTGATAATCGGCTATAAGGACAATTGCCAAATTGATAATAAAGTAGTTGAAAAAAATGATACCCAAATTGATAACAAAAATATAAATAAACAGGCTATAATACAAAAAAATACCAAAGGCAATACTCCAGCAAATTCTTCACAAAACTCAACATCAACTGAAAATAATAAATCAGGAGTATTTGAATTTACAGGGCAAAAATTTCAAGAAGTTTTGGAAAGTGAAGAATATAAAAGAATTAGAACTGAAAATGGGAACGCTCCTGAATTAGCATTTGTAAATCCTGAAGAAGCCATTTTGAAGAGGTTACAGGCTAAATTTCAGGATGAAAATGTTTATAATGAAGATTATGCAAAATATTTAGAAACTAAGACTGGAAAAAAGGTTTTAGAAGAGAATAAAGAAGATATAAATGTTATATTGAAAATGTATGATGAAATAACAAAAGACAATAATAAAATTGGGAATGTGATAAGACAGCATGGGTTTGATGTTTTGAGGGGAAGGGAAGAAAGTAATGAGATTTTACGAATACAAGATATAATCTATTATATTTATTCATATCCTATTCCAAATAAAAGTGCTATAGAATCGCTAGAATATGTACTTAGCCAATATTCAGCAAAATATGTGAAATATCCTGATAAAAAACCTGTAAATAAATTTAAGAAACAGAAGGATTATGTGGATAAAATACAGGGTGTGATTCAGATACATGTAAAAGGCGAAGAAACAAAAATTGAAAAGGATCAATTGCCTGAAAGATATGATAAATATATGCAAGGAATAAAGGATATTGATGAAATTGTTATAAAAGTTGCTAAAAAGCCATCATCAGAATTGCAAAAGACAAGATGTGAAAATTTAATAAGAGAACTTGGAAAAAATACAGCGGAATATGAAAAAACTTATTCTATAAATGAAAACGGAGTTAGGCAATTTCCTTTGTCAAGAAGGCTAATTGACAATATAATAATTGAATTTATAAAAGTACAGACTGGATTTAAGGAAGAAAATGAAACTAAGTATTTTGATAATCATAAATATAAGGATAGTAACATTGTAAGAAATTATTTATTATGGTATATAAAAAAATACAAAGGAATAGATTTTGAAACGGGATTGTTTGGAAGACTTGAAAAGATTGGGAAAGATATAAGGGTAACAACGGTTTTAAATGACTGGATAACTTCAAAATCAGCTATAAAGGTACAAAATATCAAAAAAATTAGTGATTTAATAGATGAAGTTTATGAAAATTACAGGGACAATATAGATTTTAAGAAAGATAAAAATATTATTTTGAATTTATTCAAGAATAGCAAAGAATTGAGAGATTATGCGTCAAACGTTGATTCCATGGATTTATATTCTTTCTATAAATCATTTTATGACTTGCAAAATATTATAAATCCTACTGGAGAACTATTTGTAAATAACAATTGCATATTAAAATGTACACTTGGAAAGGAAACCAGTAAATTAATAATAAACGGAGACAGTGTAACACTCGGAGGTGGAAAACAAGCAAATATAAATGATACTAATATTCAGCCATTTAAATCCTGTAGTGCAATCGGGATTTGTCAACCTGCGTTAATGGGAATGTGGGAGAAAAATACAGATGTAAAGGTGAGAAATAAGCCTGCATTACTGGATATTTCAACTATTCAATGTCAATATGGAGGAACCATAAGTATTGATGATGCAGGACAAAAAAAAATGGGAACTGCGGTTACTAAAACTATGGAATTATCCGAAATCACAAGAGAAGCGGATTGTCAGTATAAACTTCTGATAAATATTTGCCGTGATATTAATAATAATTTTATGCAGATTCAATTAAAAAAAGAAGCTCAAAATTTTTCAAAATGGAAAAAATATAAAGATGAAATTAAAGATAAGATAACTTCATATTTTTCAAAAGATGTGAAAAAAGGTTTTGAAACAGATAAAGTAAGCATTTTAAAAAAAGAAAATTATGAAAATTTTATAAGAGTTAACAAAACAAAAATGAAGATTGCTGAAGCAGAAATTTCATCAAAAAAGGAAAAAAATTTGAGAGAAAAAATTTTTTCTGTATTCCAAGAAGCACATAAAATGGTAAAACAAAAATCAGAGCCTAATCTTGATACAAAAGGAATAATAAAAAATCATGGCTCAAGCCTATGCGACCATGAAAAAAAGCATTTCTATTCCGCAAAGATGTTACCCGCAATAGTTTATGGATATTTAATGCAATCAGGAAATTTAGCAATAAATGAAGAAGAAGAAAAAGCTATTGAGATGGAATTGAATAATGTTAAAGGCAACACAAAAATGAGAGAAATAAAATTACATAATTACACTATTCAAAATAATATAAAACGAATACAAGAAACTAAAACTAATAGGATAGAATCATCAGACATTGTAAATTGGATAGAAATAGGAAAATATCTGTGTATGAATGAAAAAGATACTCTTAATGAGACGGAAATATTAAAAAAAATAAGAGAAAAAGGGAAAAATATTGCTACATGTCCGTTTAGTACGGCTGAATGGAATACAGTACATAATCAATCAAAATTATCTGTACCAGAAACTAAATCTCCTGTCGTGAATGACAACCAGAATAAAAATGAGAAAAATAAAAAAACAGAAAATGAAACAAAAAATATTGACGAAATATTAAATAAAAATAATGAAAATAGCAATAAAAATCAACCTTCTACTCAAAATATTGATAAAAATACACAAATATCAAATAAAACTGAATGTAAAATAGACAATTGTCCACACAAAAACACTAAAAAAGAAGCACCATGGGTAAAAATAGCGGAAGAAGAAATGAAAAAATATAAAGGGCAAAAAGAATCAAGTCGAGATTTGTATAATCGAATCCAAAAGAAATATTTTCCAGATGCAAATTTTGGCACAGATAAAAATCCTTCTAAAGTAGCTTGGTGTGCAGCATTTGTAACTTACTGCATGAAAACAGCAGGATATAAAAATTCATCTAATCCATCTGTTGGAGGCTATGACTGGGGAGTTGCTCCAAGACCTGGATTGCCAAAAAGGGGATGGTTTGAAGGAGAAAAAACAGAACCATTTACAGGAGCAATAGGAATATTTAAATTTAGAGGCGGATATAGCCATGTTGCGATACTGGTTGGAAAAAGAAAAAATGGAATGTTAGTATTTTTAGGCGGAAATCAAAATAACGAGATTAATAAAACTGCTTATGAACCAAGCAGAATAGATTATTTTATGAAACCTAAAAATTATACAGTATCATCTGAAGAAAAAGAATTGCCAATAATAACAGAATCACAAAATGCAGGAAGTATAGGATAA
- a CDS encoding bifunctional 3,4-dihydroxy-2-butanone-4-phosphate synthase/GTP cyclohydrolase II codes for MSETKIKFDSIESALEDLKNGVPVVVVDDEDRENEGDLVIPADTVNYETLNFIINEARGLMCVPMSKKRAEELELNPMIQHNTDYYGTAFTVSVDSLEGTTTGISTGDRLKTIKDLADSAKTAKDFRKPGHMFPLIAREGGVLERTGHTEAAVDLSRLAGFSEVAVIMEILREDGEMARRNDLFEFCQKHNLKLITIDDLIVYIKKNEKLVKNEAVVDIPTQFGNFTFAGYSDKIEHKEYIAVMKGEIRNKENITVRLHSECLTGDVFGSRRCDCQEQLHRALYELEESGEGLIIYLRQEGRGIGILNKLKAYKLQDEGYDTVEANHKLGFSDDLRDYAVAAQIIKDLEIKSIILKTNNPKKIEGLEKYGIKIAGRKEIEIAANDVDKSYLKVKKEKMGHLLEQDL; via the coding sequence ATGTCAGAAACTAAAATAAAATTTGATAGTATCGAATCTGCTCTTGAAGATTTGAAAAATGGTGTTCCAGTCGTAGTTGTAGATGACGAAGATAGAGAAAATGAGGGAGATTTAGTAATTCCAGCTGATACAGTAAATTATGAAACTTTGAATTTTATAATTAATGAGGCACGTGGGCTTATGTGTGTACCAATGTCCAAAAAAAGGGCAGAAGAACTTGAATTAAATCCAATGATTCAGCACAATACTGACTATTACGGGACTGCCTTTACAGTGTCAGTTGACTCTCTGGAAGGTACAACTACTGGAATTTCCACAGGCGACAGGCTAAAGACAATAAAAGATTTGGCAGATTCTGCCAAAACTGCAAAAGACTTTAGAAAGCCTGGGCATATGTTTCCACTGATTGCGCGGGAAGGTGGAGTTTTGGAAAGAACTGGGCATACTGAAGCGGCTGTTGATTTATCTAGACTTGCAGGATTTTCTGAAGTGGCTGTAATTATGGAAATTTTAAGGGAAGACGGAGAAATGGCTCGCCGAAATGACTTATTTGAATTTTGTCAAAAACATAATTTAAAATTAATTACAATTGATGATTTAATTGTTTATATAAAAAAAAACGAAAAATTAGTTAAAAATGAAGCAGTTGTTGATATTCCAACACAATTTGGAAACTTTACTTTTGCAGGTTATAGCGATAAAATTGAACATAAAGAATATATTGCCGTTATGAAAGGTGAAATAAGAAATAAAGAAAATATTACTGTCAGGCTTCACTCTGAATGCTTAACAGGTGATGTTTTTGGTTCAAGACGATGCGATTGTCAAGAACAGCTTCATAGAGCCTTATATGAACTGGAAGAAAGCGGAGAAGGGCTTATAATTTATCTACGTCAAGAAGGACGTGGAATTGGAATTTTGAACAAATTAAAGGCATACAAGCTACAAGATGAAGGCTATGATACTGTTGAAGCAAATCATAAATTGGGATTTTCTGATGATTTAAGGGATTACGCTGTTGCAGCACAGATTATAAAGGATTTGGAAATAAAATCAATTATTTTAAAAACTAATAATCCTAAGAAAATTGAAGGCTTGGAAAAATATGGAATTAAAATTGCTGGACGTAAGGAAATTGAGATTGCTGCTAATGATGTAGATAAAAGTTATTTAAAGGTAAAAAAAGAAAAAATGGGACATTTGCTGGAACAGGATTTATAA
- a CDS encoding leucine-rich repeat domain-containing protein produces the protein MKKIFGAFVLLLLIICNNSRSQGLKKDGEINFQKNESCEKLSKFNINSEKIELKNLNLEEINCIANYKNVKELDLRWNKIKDVVPLENLKKLEVLKINFNQIQNIKPLLNLTNLKELWLHNNKISDISGISKLTKLEHLDISFNPLKNGVGEISSFKKLKRLELREVPKEIVDYVYENYHNFMIPEKIFIEQRYPELTSKRENVAKYPNFSKFENKIHGFETVKIIKDLSMMEISKNKLPKEISKKVEEYDKNSEEIDDKVEKIEFFKNGNYSMYTLFYPHKYAGQSNRETIFTKNDKIIANDIVELYAQLESIDGNNLYLSIVATSGATNYATTDMKSEKIWREEYKDFGEITPKRTGKIFKVTSKENIVDVKENPDSESPVIHKLANNMEVEEITNENNWKYVYFYNKNGGYYMKGYIHKNQLK, from the coding sequence ATGAAAAAAATATTTGGAGCGTTTGTATTGTTATTGCTTATAATTTGCAATAATAGCAGAAGTCAGGGATTAAAAAAAGACGGTGAAATAAATTTTCAAAAAAATGAAAGCTGTGAAAAGTTAAGTAAGTTTAATATTAATTCTGAAAAAATTGAATTAAAAAATTTGAATTTGGAAGAAATAAATTGTATAGCTAATTATAAAAATGTGAAAGAACTGGATTTGAGATGGAATAAAATAAAAGATGTGGTGCCATTGGAAAACTTGAAAAAATTGGAAGTTCTGAAAATAAACTTTAATCAGATACAAAATATAAAGCCTTTATTAAACTTGACAAATTTAAAGGAATTATGGTTACACAACAATAAAATAAGTGATATTAGCGGAATTAGTAAATTGACAAAATTGGAACACTTGGATATTAGTTTTAATCCGTTAAAAAATGGAGTTGGAGAAATTTCTAGTTTTAAAAAATTAAAAAGACTCGAATTACGGGAAGTTCCGAAAGAAATAGTAGATTACGTTTATGAAAATTACCATAATTTTATGATTCCTGAAAAAATATTTATTGAACAGAGATATCCAGAACTTACTTCAAAAAGGGAAAATGTGGCGAAATATCCTAATTTTTCAAAGTTTGAAAATAAAATACATGGATTTGAAACTGTTAAAATTATAAAAGACCTTTCTATGATGGAAATTTCTAAAAATAAACTGCCAAAGGAAATTTCTAAAAAAGTGGAAGAATATGACAAAAATTCTGAAGAAATTGATGACAAAGTGGAAAAAATAGAATTTTTTAAAAATGGAAATTATTCAATGTATACTCTTTTTTATCCACACAAATATGCTGGGCAGTCAAACAGGGAAACAATTTTTACAAAAAATGATAAAATCATTGCAAATGACATTGTTGAACTTTATGCACAACTAGAAAGCATTGATGGAAATAATTTATATTTATCCATAGTTGCAACGTCTGGAGCGACAAATTATGCAACAACCGATATGAAAAGTGAAAAAATATGGCGAGAGGAATACAAGGATTTTGGAGAAATAACTCCTAAAAGAACAGGAAAAATTTTTAAAGTAACATCAAAGGAAAATATTGTTGATGTGAAAGAAAATCCAGATTCAGAAAGCCCTGTAATACATAAATTGGCAAATAATATGGAAGTGGAAGAAATTACAAATGAAAATAATTGGAAATATGTTTATTTTTATAATAAAAATGGGGGCTATTATATGAAAGGATATATCCATAAAAATCAATTAAAATAA
- the ribD gene encoding bifunctional diaminohydroxyphosphoribosylaminopyrimidine deaminase/5-amino-6-(5-phosphoribosylamino)uracil reductase RibD — MNENIDEKYMKMAIELAKKGAGAVNPNPMVGAVVVQAGKVIGTGYHKYFGEPHAEVYALDEASKNSEDLSDATIYVTLEPCSHYGKTPPCAEKIVKLGLKRCVIGSSDPNPKVAGKGVQLLKNAGIEVAENVLKEECDKINQVFFKYILTKLPYLFLKCAITLDGKIATKTGNSKWITNKAAREKVQFYRNKFMGIMVGINTVLADNPSLTVRIENGVNPYRIIIDPHLKTEKFHNIIKKNIDEKTIIITSEKNKNSEKQLDFSENNKVKFVFLNGTKFSFKEILEKIGTLGIDSILLEGGQSLISEVFEEDVIDAGEIFIANKILGDNEGKSFIAGFDKKNMNEAIVLKNVKYNVYGENVGMEFLQKSYN, encoded by the coding sequence ATGAATGAAAATATTGATGAAAAATATATGAAAATGGCAATTGAACTGGCAAAAAAAGGGGCTGGGGCAGTAAATCCCAATCCAATGGTTGGAGCTGTTGTCGTTCAAGCTGGAAAAGTTATTGGAACTGGCTATCACAAGTATTTTGGAGAACCTCACGCCGAAGTTTACGCTTTGGATGAAGCTTCAAAAAATTCAGAAGATTTGTCAGATGCAACAATTTATGTTACATTGGAACCTTGTTCGCATTATGGAAAAACACCGCCTTGTGCAGAAAAAATTGTAAAATTGGGACTAAAAAGATGTGTTATCGGCTCATCTGACCCAAATCCAAAAGTGGCTGGAAAAGGTGTACAACTATTGAAAAATGCTGGAATCGAAGTTGCTGAAAATGTTTTGAAAGAAGAATGCGACAAAATAAATCAAGTGTTTTTCAAATATATTCTGACAAAATTGCCATATTTATTTTTAAAATGTGCGATTACTCTAGATGGAAAAATTGCTACAAAAACAGGCAATTCCAAATGGATTACAAACAAAGCGGCACGTGAAAAAGTGCAATTTTACCGAAATAAATTTATGGGAATAATGGTTGGCATAAACACTGTTTTAGCTGACAATCCAAGCCTTACTGTGAGAATTGAAAACGGTGTAAATCCATACAGAATAATTATTGATCCGCATTTAAAAACTGAAAAATTTCATAATATCATTAAAAAGAATATTGATGAAAAAACAATAATTATTACATCAGAAAAAAATAAAAATTCTGAAAAGCAGTTAGATTTTTCTGAAAATAACAAGGTTAAATTTGTATTTTTAAATGGTACAAAATTCAGCTTTAAAGAAATTCTTGAAAAAATTGGAACATTAGGAATTGACTCAATTTTGCTAGAAGGTGGTCAATCACTTATTTCAGAAGTATTTGAAGAAGATGTTATTGATGCTGGGGAGATTTTTATTGCTAATAAAATCTTGGGTGATAATGAAGGAAAGTCTTTTATTGCTGGATTTGATAAAAAAAATATGAATGAAGCCATCGTTTTGAAAAACGTAAAATACAATGTTTATGGTGAAAATGTTGGAATGGAATTTTTACAAAAAAGTTATAATTAA
- a CDS encoding riboflavin synthase, producing the protein MFTGLVEETGKIIDIAKKTASIEITIRGKKVAEKAQIGDSIAVNGVCLTVTKLNGNDFTADVMFETIERSGLKRAKAGDIVNLEKSLTLMTFLGGHLVMGDVDCEAKIVSITDKGIAKVYEFQLDKNYKNNMKYIVEKGRVTIDGASLTVIDVDDNAGIFSVSLIPHTIENITVGMKKTGDFVNIETDLFGKYVEKILKFDNFENEEKNQNKKEKKSNLTMEFLQKNGF; encoded by the coding sequence ATGTTTACTGGTTTAGTTGAAGAAACTGGAAAAATTATTGATATTGCAAAAAAAACTGCAAGTATCGAAATTACAATAAGGGGGAAAAAAGTCGCTGAAAAAGCACAAATTGGGGATAGTATTGCTGTAAATGGCGTGTGTCTGACTGTTACAAAACTAAATGGAAACGACTTTACTGCCGATGTAATGTTTGAAACTATTGAAAGAAGCGGTTTAAAGCGTGCTAAAGCTGGAGACATTGTCAATCTTGAAAAGTCACTTACACTTATGACTTTTTTAGGCGGACACCTTGTAATGGGGGATGTTGACTGTGAAGCTAAAATTGTATCAATTACAGATAAGGGGATTGCAAAAGTGTATGAATTCCAGCTGGATAAAAATTATAAAAATAATATGAAATACATTGTTGAAAAAGGACGTGTAACGATTGACGGAGCGAGCCTTACAGTAATTGATGTAGACGATAATGCTGGAATTTTCTCGGTTTCACTTATTCCACATACAATTGAAAATATTACCGTTGGAATGAAAAAAACTGGAGATTTTGTAAATATTGAAACAGATTTGTTTGGAAAATATGTTGAAAAAATATTAAAATTTGACAATTTTGAAAATGAAGAAAAAAATCAAAATAAAAAAGAGAAAAAATCAAATTTAACAATGGAATTTTTACAAAAAAATGGATTTTAA